Proteins co-encoded in one Kribbella qitaiheensis genomic window:
- a CDS encoding NUDIX domain-containing protein: MTDSAPRQTTHEYGERIGATAVLRVGATAAVLDGDRLLLTRRSDNGEWCLPGGGMDAGERPAETAEREVLEETGLVVRATELLGVYSNPDVVVAYPDGNRAQIVGILFRGEQVEGTAGLSGEVTEVGWFTAAEAAELTLIANHVPLLPTAFGTDRPYFNEPR, translated from the coding sequence GTGACCGACTCAGCACCTAGGCAAACGACGCACGAGTACGGCGAGCGGATCGGGGCGACTGCGGTCCTTCGGGTCGGAGCGACCGCCGCCGTACTGGACGGTGATCGGCTGTTGCTGACGAGACGTAGCGACAACGGGGAATGGTGCCTACCGGGTGGCGGGATGGATGCGGGCGAGCGGCCCGCCGAGACCGCTGAGCGAGAGGTGCTTGAGGAGACGGGCCTTGTCGTACGGGCGACAGAGTTGCTTGGCGTGTACTCGAATCCGGACGTGGTCGTGGCGTATCCGGATGGCAATCGGGCTCAGATCGTCGGGATTCTGTTTCGCGGCGAACAGGTCGAAGGCACGGCGGGCCTGTCGGGCGAGGTCACCGAGGTCGGCTGGTTCACCGCTGCGGAGGCCGCTGAGCTCACCCTGATCGCGAACCACGTGCCGCTGCTTCCGACCGCCTTTGGAACAGATCGGCCGTACTTCAACGAGCCGCGGTAA
- a CDS encoding sugar kinase produces the protein MVSAAAAPDVVVIGEILVELSSREPLDAGVALTLNFSGDALNAAAASAAAGAHTALLARVPDDELGDRLLERVIALGIDTTQVMRVKGQHGLYLQHADPSGAREFTYVRRGSAGSGLGPGDVPLELVAKAGAVLASGIACAISPLSAKAIRVAAATARCFVYDPNWRPRLVDANGAADHLRALAPSTRLVTPAWPREAQLVSDSQDPVAVCTALRELGVQAVALTRGVEGVLLDDAGNLVEIPAIPAPAVVDQTGAGDSFAGTVTARLALGDSLIEAVRLGVAAASLSVSGLGGTGHVATLEESRAHAAPAHVATLEESRAHAAPAHVATP, from the coding sequence ATGGTGAGCGCGGCGGCAGCGCCGGACGTGGTGGTGATCGGGGAGATCCTGGTCGAGCTGAGTTCCAGAGAGCCACTCGACGCAGGTGTCGCACTCACGTTGAACTTCTCCGGTGACGCGCTCAACGCGGCGGCCGCGTCCGCGGCGGCGGGAGCCCACACGGCGCTGCTTGCCCGGGTGCCTGATGACGAACTCGGCGACCGGCTGCTCGAGCGAGTGATTGCTCTGGGCATCGACACGACGCAGGTGATGCGGGTGAAGGGCCAGCACGGTCTGTATTTGCAACACGCGGATCCGTCCGGGGCCCGCGAGTTCACCTATGTCCGCCGGGGGAGTGCCGGATCGGGGCTCGGCCCAGGCGACGTTCCGCTGGAGTTGGTGGCGAAGGCTGGGGCGGTGCTCGCGAGCGGGATCGCCTGCGCCATCTCGCCGCTCTCAGCCAAGGCGATCCGGGTGGCGGCGGCAACCGCGAGATGTTTCGTGTACGACCCGAACTGGCGCCCTCGGCTGGTGGACGCCAACGGAGCAGCCGATCACCTGCGTGCCCTCGCGCCCTCGACGAGGCTGGTCACGCCGGCCTGGCCTCGGGAAGCGCAGTTGGTGAGCGACTCCCAAGATCCAGTCGCTGTCTGTACCGCGCTCAGGGAGCTCGGGGTGCAGGCGGTCGCGCTGACTCGCGGAGTCGAAGGAGTCCTGCTGGACGATGCTGGGAACCTCGTCGAGATCCCCGCGATCCCGGCGCCTGCGGTGGTGGACCAGACAGGCGCAGGCGATTCCTTCGCCGGCACAGTCACCGCGCGCCTCGCGCTCGGCGACTCCTTGATCGAGGCAGTCCGCCTCGGCGTCGCAGCAGCCTCGCTGTCCGTCAGCGGCCTCGGCGGCACCGGCCACGTGGCAACACTCGAAGAGTCACGGGCCCACGCGGCCCCAGCGCACGTGGCAACACTCGAAGAGTCACGGGCCCACGCGGCCCCAGCGCACGTGGCAACACCTTGA
- the nadA gene encoding quinolinate synthase NadA, with translation MTTIATGSKSLPLLFLGRDTDPHSERGVECPGALPPASDPNLVERALKAKAALGDQVFVLGHHYQRDEVIQFADVTGDSFKLARDAAARPDAPYIVFCGVHFMAESADILTNANQTVILPDLAAGCSMADMARIQQVEAAWDALADAGIADVTVPVTYMNSSADIKAFCGRNGGAVCTSSNADVALDWAFQQGEKVLFLPDQHLGRNTAVLKMGISLDECVVYDPHKPGGGLTREQLAAAKMILWRGHCSVHGRFTAASVDDVRARVPEVKVIVHPECQHEVVTKADLVGSTEYIIKTLDEAEPGTTWAVGTELNLVQRMAKLHTDKNILFLDKTVCYCATMNRIDLPHFVWVLENLVAGTVVNPIKVDPDTEKYAKIALDRMLALPGRSARD, from the coding sequence GTGACGACCATCGCAACTGGTTCGAAGTCCCTTCCCTTGCTGTTCCTGGGCCGCGACACAGACCCCCACTCGGAGCGCGGAGTCGAGTGCCCGGGTGCGCTTCCGCCCGCTTCCGACCCCAATCTGGTCGAGCGTGCGCTGAAGGCCAAGGCCGCGCTCGGTGACCAGGTGTTCGTGCTCGGTCACCACTACCAGCGCGACGAGGTGATCCAGTTCGCCGATGTCACGGGTGACTCGTTCAAGCTGGCCCGCGACGCGGCGGCCCGGCCCGACGCGCCGTACATCGTGTTCTGCGGTGTGCACTTCATGGCCGAGTCCGCGGACATCCTCACCAACGCGAACCAGACGGTCATCCTGCCCGACCTCGCCGCCGGCTGCTCGATGGCCGACATGGCCCGGATCCAGCAGGTCGAGGCGGCCTGGGACGCGCTCGCCGACGCCGGCATCGCCGATGTGACCGTGCCCGTCACCTATATGAACTCGAGCGCCGACATCAAGGCGTTCTGCGGCCGCAACGGCGGAGCGGTCTGTACTTCGAGCAACGCCGACGTCGCGCTCGACTGGGCCTTCCAGCAGGGCGAGAAGGTGCTCTTCCTTCCCGACCAGCACCTCGGCCGCAACACCGCCGTACTGAAGATGGGCATCAGCCTGGACGAGTGTGTGGTCTACGACCCGCACAAGCCGGGCGGTGGGCTGACTCGCGAGCAGCTGGCCGCGGCGAAGATGATCCTGTGGCGCGGGCACTGCTCGGTGCACGGCCGGTTCACGGCGGCGTCGGTCGACGACGTCCGCGCGCGGGTGCCCGAGGTCAAGGTGATCGTGCACCCCGAGTGCCAGCACGAGGTCGTCACCAAGGCCGATCTGGTCGGCTCGACGGAGTACATCATCAAGACCCTCGACGAAGCCGAGCCCGGTACGACGTGGGCCGTCGGCACCGAGCTGAACCTGGTGCAGCGGATGGCGAAACTGCACACCGACAAGAACATCCTCTTCCTGGACAAGACGGTCTGCTACTGCGCGACGATGAACCGGATCGATCTCCCGCACTTCGTCTGGGTCCTGGAGAACCTGGTCGCCGGCACGGTGGTGAATCCGATCAAGGTCGACCCCGACACCGAGAAGTACGCCAAGATCGCCCTGGACCGCATGCTCGCCCTCCCCGGCCGCTCAGCCCGCGACTGA
- the manD gene encoding D-mannonate dehydratase ManD — MRITSAKVVVTSPGRNFVTLKIETDEGVYGIGDATLNGRELAVAAYLTEHVVPLLIGRDPARIEDTWQYLYQGAYWRRGPVTMSAIAAVDTALWDIKGKVAGLPVYQLLGGRSRDGVTVYGHASAETTEGLLKEVDRFVALGYKAVRIQTGVPGLPSTYGVGHAGTTYEPANAELALPEENTWSTEKYLAHVPSVFARVREEFGPTLRLLHDVHHRLTPIEAGRLGKSLEPYTPYWIEDPVRAELQEGFRLIRQHTTTPIAVGEVFNSIWDCQQLIQEQLIDFIRTTVVHAGGITHLRRIFDLAALHHVRSGSHGATDLSPVCLSAALQLDISIPNFGLQEYMPHSAETDAVFPHGYTFDNGYLQPSDEPGLGVDLDEEAAAEYPYRPAYLPVNRLEDGTVHSW, encoded by the coding sequence ATGAGGATCACCTCCGCGAAGGTCGTCGTCACCAGTCCGGGGCGCAACTTCGTCACCCTCAAGATCGAGACCGACGAAGGCGTGTACGGGATCGGCGACGCGACCCTGAACGGTCGCGAGCTCGCCGTCGCCGCCTACCTGACCGAGCACGTCGTGCCGCTCTTGATCGGGCGCGACCCGGCCCGGATCGAGGACACCTGGCAGTACCTGTACCAAGGTGCGTACTGGCGGCGCGGACCGGTCACGATGTCGGCGATCGCTGCAGTGGACACGGCTCTGTGGGACATCAAGGGCAAGGTCGCCGGCCTCCCTGTCTACCAGTTGCTCGGTGGGCGCAGTCGCGACGGCGTCACCGTCTACGGGCACGCGAGCGCCGAGACGACCGAGGGGCTGCTGAAGGAAGTCGACCGTTTCGTTGCTCTCGGCTACAAGGCCGTTCGGATCCAGACCGGTGTGCCTGGCCTGCCCTCGACGTACGGCGTGGGTCATGCCGGTACGACCTACGAGCCCGCCAATGCCGAGTTGGCGTTGCCGGAGGAGAACACCTGGTCCACCGAGAAGTACCTGGCGCACGTCCCGTCGGTGTTCGCGCGGGTGCGTGAGGAGTTCGGGCCGACTCTGAGGCTACTGCATGACGTCCATCACCGATTGACTCCGATCGAGGCCGGCCGGCTGGGCAAATCGCTCGAGCCGTACACGCCGTACTGGATCGAGGATCCGGTCCGCGCGGAGTTGCAGGAAGGGTTCCGGTTGATCCGGCAGCACACCACGACGCCGATCGCGGTCGGCGAGGTGTTCAACAGCATCTGGGACTGCCAGCAACTGATCCAGGAGCAGTTGATCGACTTCATCCGTACGACGGTGGTGCACGCCGGTGGGATCACGCATCTGCGCCGGATCTTCGACCTGGCCGCGCTGCACCACGTTCGCAGCGGCTCGCACGGCGCGACCGATCTGTCGCCGGTCTGTCTCTCGGCTGCTCTGCAACTTGACATCTCGATCCCGAACTTCGGCCTGCAGGAGTACATGCCGCACTCGGCCGAGACTGACGCCGTCTTCCCGCACGGATACACCTTCGACAACGGCTACCTGCAGCCGAGTGACGAGCCAGGGCTCGGCGTGGACCTCGACGAAGAAGCCGCTGCCGAGTATCCCTACCGCCCGGCCTACCTGCCGGTGAACCGCTTGGAGGATGGAACGGTGCACTCATGGTGA
- a CDS encoding right-handed parallel beta-helix repeat-containing protein — protein sequence MQVRKQRRLLAFAISTALALPVAAAVTATTAQAVDCVGVSIPLTGNIQTTINANPAGTTYCLAAGVYKLSSPISLKTGDTLWGVGPSPTTGTMLSGAQVMTGWVASGSNWYVNGVLPPDYGSNTTGIQCEDNVLNQCWRKEDIFRGSSTQLVRVGSIADLAPGKFYADYAANRVYVRDNPTTTTMQISRASSAIASGTTTDVTVRGLGVRYFANQSQSGAVQLGTRWNVFSVSIAYNHAAGFKFEQGDGASLSASGVSYNGQLGGAVYRATNFSVTDVEVHHNNPQANYQVYDWESGGIKVSTHSTGVLDTVTTHDNLGVGLWADSYAGSSATTSGLEMRDSAITNNSADGIRFEISSNGYIHGSTITGNGCDLLGRRGAGVGGLFDGAGIDVNTANTVEITGNTVSGNFNAIGGQHRKDRTLEDNVTPIYLTGLNVHDNTVTSTRCANGYGLGLTGVVTNDKAGHPQTYTTDNNRFVSNDYKIPAADGGLTAVRYSWAGSNSHKWATWTSPTGDNQDAGGTAVAIP from the coding sequence ATGCAGGTCCGAAAGCAGCGGCGTCTGCTGGCGTTCGCGATCTCGACCGCGCTCGCCTTGCCGGTCGCAGCCGCCGTCACCGCGACGACCGCACAAGCAGTCGACTGCGTCGGCGTCTCGATCCCGCTCACTGGAAACATCCAGACGACCATCAACGCGAACCCGGCCGGTACGACGTACTGCCTCGCGGCCGGCGTCTACAAGCTGTCGAGCCCGATCAGTCTCAAGACCGGCGACACGTTGTGGGGAGTTGGGCCGTCCCCGACCACCGGGACGATGCTTTCCGGCGCCCAGGTGATGACCGGCTGGGTCGCTTCCGGCTCCAACTGGTACGTCAACGGCGTGCTGCCGCCGGACTATGGATCGAACACGACCGGGATCCAGTGCGAGGACAACGTCCTGAACCAGTGCTGGCGCAAGGAAGACATCTTCCGTGGCAGCAGCACCCAGCTCGTCCGGGTCGGCAGCATCGCCGATCTCGCGCCCGGCAAGTTCTATGCCGACTACGCGGCGAACCGTGTTTACGTTCGCGACAACCCGACGACCACGACCATGCAGATCAGCAGGGCGTCGAGCGCGATCGCTTCCGGTACTACGACCGACGTGACCGTTCGCGGTCTGGGCGTTCGGTACTTCGCCAACCAGAGCCAGTCCGGCGCGGTGCAGCTCGGGACGCGGTGGAACGTGTTCAGCGTCTCGATCGCCTACAACCACGCGGCCGGGTTCAAGTTCGAGCAGGGTGACGGCGCATCGCTGTCTGCCTCGGGCGTCTCGTACAACGGCCAGCTCGGCGGTGCGGTCTACCGGGCGACGAACTTCAGCGTCACGGATGTCGAGGTGCATCACAACAACCCGCAGGCGAACTACCAGGTGTACGACTGGGAGTCCGGCGGGATCAAGGTGAGCACGCATTCGACCGGTGTGCTCGACACGGTCACCACCCACGACAACCTCGGGGTGGGCCTGTGGGCGGACAGCTACGCGGGCAGCAGTGCTACGACCAGTGGGCTGGAGATGCGCGACTCGGCGATCACCAACAACTCCGCGGACGGGATCCGGTTCGAGATCAGCTCGAACGGCTATATCCACGGCAGCACCATCACAGGCAACGGTTGCGACCTGCTCGGCCGCCGCGGTGCCGGCGTGGGCGGACTGTTCGACGGTGCGGGCATCGACGTGAACACCGCCAACACCGTTGAGATCACCGGGAACACGGTGTCGGGGAACTTCAACGCGATCGGCGGACAGCACCGCAAGGACCGCACCCTGGAAGACAACGTGACTCCGATCTACCTCACCGGGCTGAACGTGCACGACAACACGGTGACGAGCACCCGCTGCGCCAACGGCTACGGGCTCGGTCTGACCGGCGTGGTGACGAACGACAAGGCGGGGCATCCGCAGACCTACACCACGGACAACAACAGGTTCGTCAGCAACGACTACAAGATCCCGGCGGCTGACGGCGGGTTGACCGCGGTCCGCTACTCGTGGGCCGGCAGCAACTCGCACAAGTGGGCGACGTGGACCAGCCCGACCGGCGACAACCAGGACGCGGGCGGGACGGCGGTCGCCATCCCCTGA
- a CDS encoding mannitol dehydrogenase family protein → MSERLSLRSVPVGSAPGVDPRELTIGIVHLGLGAFHRAHQAVFTERAATISGETRWGISGVSQRSAAVREQLAPQDGLYSVLTRGLDAPSIQVIGSIREVLTAPEDPAAVVARIADPAVAVVTLTVTEKGYRAVTGGGLDLTDPEIQADLAGRPPRTVVGQLAAGLVRRAESGAGPLTILSCDNLVANGPFLRRLMQDYTAALAAGPAAGGGSSAGTGSAAGTRSAAGTGSADGAGSAGRVGEDIGGRGSRASELLAEQLELTRFPASMVDRIVPATTDADRDDAARLLGVRDEALAVAEPFLQWVIEDDFAGARPAWEQAGAVLTDDVAPWEQAKLRMLNATHSMLAYLGGLRGYETIAEAVRDAELAELAGELMTHDVVPTLSPPEGLDLTAYGTSVLERFANPALKHRTAQVAMDGSVKLPVRLLGTVRDRLEAGAEPRFASLAVAGWMVYVATGKDANGRELALDDPQAPRLRDAVAQADPGPAGLVDAMLAVETVFDGELAADKVFRSLLVEGVTSLQSR, encoded by the coding sequence GTGAGTGAGCGGTTGAGTTTGCGGAGTGTGCCGGTGGGGTCTGCGCCGGGGGTGGATCCACGGGAGTTGACCATCGGGATCGTGCACCTCGGGCTCGGGGCGTTCCATCGCGCGCATCAGGCGGTGTTCACCGAACGAGCCGCGACGATCAGCGGCGAGACCCGGTGGGGGATCAGTGGCGTCAGCCAGCGGTCCGCCGCGGTGCGTGAGCAGCTCGCACCGCAGGACGGCCTGTACTCCGTGCTCACACGTGGGCTCGACGCCCCCTCCATCCAGGTGATCGGGAGCATTCGTGAAGTCCTGACGGCACCCGAAGACCCGGCCGCCGTGGTGGCGCGGATCGCCGATCCCGCGGTTGCGGTGGTGACGTTGACCGTTACCGAGAAGGGGTACCGAGCTGTCACGGGAGGCGGGCTCGATCTGACGGACCCCGAGATCCAGGCCGATCTTGCGGGCAGACCGCCGAGGACTGTTGTCGGGCAGCTGGCCGCGGGGCTGGTTCGACGCGCGGAGAGTGGCGCCGGCCCGTTGACGATCCTGTCCTGCGACAACCTGGTTGCCAACGGCCCCTTCCTGCGCCGCCTGATGCAGGACTACACAGCCGCCCTCGCAGCAGGCCCTGCCGCCGGGGGCGGCTCGTCCGCCGGGACGGGGTCTGCCGCCGGAACGAGGTCTGCCGCCGGAACGGGGTCTGCCGACGGGGCGGGGTCGGCCGGGCGAGTAGGAGAGGACATCGGTGGTCGGGGGAGTAGGGCGAGTGAGTTGCTTGCGGAGCAGTTGGAGCTGACTCGGTTTCCGGCGAGCATGGTGGATCGGATCGTTCCGGCAACCACTGACGCCGACCGGGACGATGCCGCACGACTGCTTGGCGTGCGGGATGAGGCGCTTGCTGTCGCGGAGCCGTTCCTTCAATGGGTGATCGAGGACGACTTCGCCGGTGCGCGGCCAGCTTGGGAGCAGGCGGGGGCGGTGCTCACCGATGACGTCGCGCCCTGGGAGCAGGCAAAGCTACGGATGCTGAACGCGACCCACTCGATGCTCGCCTACCTGGGCGGCCTGCGCGGGTACGAGACGATCGCCGAGGCGGTCCGCGATGCGGAGCTCGCCGAGCTTGCGGGCGAGTTGATGACGCACGACGTGGTGCCCACCTTGTCCCCGCCCGAGGGGCTCGACCTCACGGCGTACGGGACGAGTGTGCTGGAGCGATTCGCGAATCCCGCGTTGAAGCATCGGACCGCGCAGGTCGCGATGGACGGTTCGGTCAAACTCCCGGTCCGGCTGCTCGGGACCGTGCGCGATCGCCTGGAGGCCGGAGCCGAGCCGCGGTTCGCTTCGCTCGCGGTCGCGGGCTGGATGGTCTATGTCGCCACCGGCAAGGATGCCAACGGGCGTGAGCTCGCGCTCGACGATCCGCAGGCTCCTCGACTACGGGATGCGGTTGCGCAAGCTGATCCGGGACCAGCCGGTCTGGTCGACGCGATGCTGGCTGTCGAGACGGTGTTCGACGGAGAACTTGCCGCGGACAAGGTCTTCCGGTCGTTGCTGGTCGAGGGAGTGACGAGCCTGCAGAGCCGCTGA
- a CDS encoding NAD(P)/FAD-dependent oxidoreductase, with translation MTDVVVVGAGLAGLNCAVALEAKGLSVTVLEASDAVGGRVRTDLVDGFRCDRGFQLLNPGYPAVQRYVDVAALDLQPFAAGVAVAGHGRTAVVADPRRNPELIGRSLLSGYVRPAELARLAAWARPGLGSVRRLLDRPDESLADSLDAAGVNGRLRTEILEPFLAGVLASNDGSTSAAFVRLLLRAFLLGTPSLPAAGMTALPEQLAARLHEPVRLGVPAISVGAGPSVQTSDLKLEARAVVVATDPAAELVPLRRPRMKGLSTYWFATDEAPRSDKLLVVAGNQDGPIVNTTVISNAAPTYAPPGRHLVQATTLWPTDAVESEVRIQLSRLYGQSAGAWDLVVRHDIPAALPEQPAPLAARQPVDLGNGLFVAGDHRDTASIQGALVSGRRAANAVARHLGLTAAR, from the coding sequence ATGACTGACGTGGTGGTCGTCGGAGCCGGACTGGCAGGGCTCAACTGCGCCGTCGCGCTGGAGGCGAAGGGGCTGTCGGTGACGGTCCTGGAGGCCTCGGACGCGGTCGGCGGACGGGTGCGAACGGACCTGGTCGACGGATTCCGCTGCGATCGCGGATTCCAGCTCCTCAACCCGGGTTATCCGGCCGTCCAGCGGTACGTCGACGTCGCCGCACTCGACCTCCAGCCTTTTGCCGCCGGAGTCGCGGTCGCCGGACACGGCCGTACCGCGGTGGTCGCCGACCCCAGACGCAACCCGGAGCTGATCGGCCGCTCGCTGCTGAGCGGCTACGTCCGTCCGGCCGAGCTCGCCAGACTCGCGGCCTGGGCCCGTCCCGGACTAGGTTCGGTACGCCGTCTGCTCGACCGACCCGACGAATCCCTGGCTGACTCGCTCGATGCGGCCGGCGTCAACGGCCGCCTCCGTACGGAGATCCTCGAACCCTTCCTCGCCGGCGTACTGGCTTCCAATGACGGCTCGACCTCCGCCGCTTTCGTCCGCCTCCTGCTCCGTGCCTTCCTCCTCGGTACGCCGAGCCTCCCGGCCGCCGGGATGACCGCGTTGCCGGAGCAACTCGCAGCCCGCCTGCACGAACCGGTACGACTGGGAGTGCCCGCGATCTCGGTCGGTGCCGGACCATCGGTCCAGACGTCGGACCTCAAGCTGGAAGCCAGAGCCGTGGTGGTCGCCACCGATCCGGCGGCGGAACTCGTGCCGTTGAGGAGACCGCGGATGAAGGGCCTCAGTACCTATTGGTTCGCCACAGACGAGGCACCGCGATCCGACAAGCTGCTGGTCGTCGCCGGCAACCAGGACGGCCCGATCGTGAACACGACGGTCATCTCGAACGCGGCACCGACGTACGCGCCGCCCGGACGGCATCTGGTGCAAGCCACGACGCTCTGGCCAACGGATGCGGTCGAGAGCGAAGTACGGATCCAGCTGAGCCGTCTATATGGCCAGTCAGCAGGCGCCTGGGATCTGGTCGTGAGGCACGACATACCGGCAGCACTGCCTGAGCAGCCGGCCCCACTGGCCGCACGCCAACCTGTAGACCTAGGCAACGGCCTGTTCGTGGCCGGCGACCACCGCGACACAGCCTCGATCCAGGGCGCCCTGGTCTCAGGCCGCCGGGCTGCCAACGCAGTGGCACGCCACCTTGGACTTACCGCGGCTCGTTGA
- a CDS encoding glycosyltransferase, whose protein sequence is MVTRGDSAELIRKELTARPVAGLTVVPLDLPWRRDYWWSDSLWFRHAARRVQRLHDEHDFAVIHHLTVGARGVPSSTATKGPVRMIWGPVSLPTPIPLSLTHWLGAGGLTAELGRRFGAGVTRRIFGRRAARQADLVVAQDNDVASRIDRRVVVEPVAAIRPVTGGGGPGDGFGAVGTSTAVFAGRLVPDKGLLLAINALARPTASRWELRVMGDGPDWRRAERLAENLGVRDRIEFRGDVPRAQVLSSLLRADALLAPWLRAPAAWTIAEALARGCPVVCLDRGAPAALVGPGEGAVVPWRGDVVGALADALGNITSRIEPVTRWAPDRLPAILADWYSTQPARS, encoded by the coding sequence TTGGTCACCCGAGGCGATTCGGCGGAGCTGATCCGTAAGGAATTGACGGCTCGGCCGGTGGCCGGGCTGACCGTGGTACCGCTGGATCTGCCGTGGCGGCGTGACTATTGGTGGTCGGACTCACTCTGGTTCCGGCACGCGGCTCGCAGAGTCCAGCGTTTGCATGACGAGCATGACTTCGCGGTGATTCATCACCTGACGGTCGGCGCGCGGGGCGTTCCTTCCAGTACTGCGACGAAGGGCCCGGTCCGGATGATCTGGGGGCCGGTCAGTTTGCCGACCCCGATTCCGTTGAGCCTGACGCATTGGCTGGGGGCGGGTGGTCTGACCGCTGAGCTCGGTCGTCGGTTCGGTGCGGGCGTGACCCGGCGGATCTTCGGCCGGCGGGCTGCCAGGCAAGCCGATCTGGTGGTTGCCCAAGACAACGATGTGGCGTCCAGGATCGATCGCCGGGTGGTTGTCGAGCCGGTCGCGGCGATCCGGCCAGTGACGGGTGGCGGCGGACCAGGCGACGGATTCGGGGCCGTGGGCACCAGTACTGCGGTGTTCGCCGGCCGGCTGGTTCCGGACAAGGGGCTGTTGCTCGCGATCAATGCGCTCGCCCGTCCGACCGCGTCGAGGTGGGAGCTGCGAGTGATGGGGGACGGGCCGGACTGGCGACGAGCTGAGCGCCTGGCCGAGAATCTCGGCGTACGGGATCGGATTGAGTTCAGGGGCGATGTACCGCGGGCGCAGGTGTTGTCGTCGTTGCTGCGAGCCGATGCGTTGCTGGCGCCGTGGTTGCGGGCGCCTGCGGCGTGGACGATCGCGGAGGCTCTAGCGCGTGGATGCCCGGTGGTCTGCCTGGATCGCGGCGCACCGGCCGCGCTGGTCGGCCCGGGCGAAGGCGCTGTCGTCCCCTGGCGAGGCGACGTCGTCGGCGCTCTAGCCGATGCCCTAGGCAACATCACGAGCCGGATCGAGCCGGTCACCCGCTGGGCACCGGACCGCCTCCCAGCCATCCTGGCGGACTGGTACTCCACCCAACCAGCCAGAAGCTAG